Sequence from the Osmerus eperlanus chromosome 23, fOsmEpe2.1, whole genome shotgun sequence genome:
CATTGTAATAAGGCAGGGTCGTGGGGCATTTTTTCCTGGTACAACCGTTATACTGCTGGTCATTTATGAACCAGATGTAGCTCCAGTCTTCATACTGTGACATGTCACACTgcagagtgactgtgtctccagGATAgtaaggagcaggaggagagaggatgttcACTGTTGCTGTGGGCAGAGCTGTGGACACACAAGACACATGACAGTAACAGTAGGTGTATCTGTTAGTTACTGGTTCTGTTACAAACACTTCTCAGTGAATATCCAGAGTCAGTCAGGTTGTCTTCAGATAGACTGTTTCTAGCAGACTggatcacctcctcctcctgctagcTTGGTACCCCTGTAGCTCCAGACCTGGTCACACTCTACTGAACACCTTAGTGACTGTGTTAATGACCCAATGTGTTTAGCCCTGGAAAAGAGATTGCCCTGTAAAGCTCAGGTACTGAGCTACAAAATAATCTATGTAATTGTATGGGCTAAGTCTACACTTAAAGCCCAGAGGGATTGCTGACTAAGCACTTGATTGACGCGCTTGTTAGATGTAAAATAACGTTCCAACCTTGCGTTCTCGTTCTTGGTTATGCAAATATTTATTTCTCACGGTAAGATCCAATTCATAAGCATGTCCATACATCCAAACTTGCATCTAATTTACATGTAACAGACCTTTGGTAATACAAATGAAGCGGTCAGAAAGCTATATGCGCTCTCCCTCCGTCAAGCAACACCTGACACCTGCATGAATGTTCACACCTATATTGTGTGAGCCCAATTAAGGTGGAGCGCCATATAGTGTCCCAAACAAGATTAAAACATGAACCCAAATGGCTCCTACAGTAATATTAATGAAGGTTTCTCTCAAAaccctttttaaaatatttttaaacgTTGCCTCCCTTTAATGTAGCCTGTATGAAGTGATATAAAACCTCAATTAACTGATCTGAGGAAGGTGAGCTGACATACCTGTTACAGTCAGCATCACTTTATCATTCCAGTCAGAATACTTCTCATTACTTGTGTCTTTACCAACACAGGTGTATGAGCCTCTGTGGGACTCCTCAACAGATTATATCTTGAGTTCAGACCCTGAACTGTCAATGTCTACATCATCCCTCTTAAAAAAGTACCACCATTCAGTGTTGTTTTCTCCTCCCTGTATCTGACAGCTGAGAGTAAGTCTCTCTCCTGTAAATATCTGCTGCAGGTCAGGATGCAGGGTCACCACAGCCTTCGGTCTCtctacacaaactcacacaacaCTGCTCTGTCACCCTATCACTCCATCACGACTTGTCAGACTGTGTACAGACGATCTCCACCAATGTCCTGACCATCAATTCATAGTTATATAATGTCCATCATTAGACAACATACAGTATAGTATTGCATTGTACATGTTATACTGTATGATGAGAAACTGTACTAGACGCATCACAGGAAGTTAACTATTGGTGTGATCCAGTATCGTACTGTACGGCACTTTACTGTGTTTCAACCAACCTTGAGTGTTTCCAGAGATGAGGAGAGCACTCAGCACTACAACCAAGTCAGAGAGAAGCATCTCATTAGgtcaaatacatgttttaaaatCAACGTAATAATGAATGAACCCcccttcaacacacacataaatcacacgcacacacgtacatacagacatgcatacaaacatagatacacacacagacatgccccgtgtgtctacacacacatgttgagTACATAATAACAGAGTAGAATGTGGGTActcacagagcagcacacaAGGTGAGGTGAGCCCCATCCTCTCCTGCTATCCAGTCTGAGAGTCTCTGAACCACAAAGTTTATTCTGATCAGAACACTTCCACTTCCTACAAACTGAGGCAGCACACTTCTCTGCTGCTAGAAATACAGAAGGAGAgaacggggagggggagggtaagagagagagagagagagagagagagagagagagagagagagagagagagagagagagagagagagagagagagagagagagagagagagagagagagagagatgaacagagaatggagagaggaagatagaaaagagaaaagatagAACCTTCGAGGCTACAATATGACTTCATGAAAATAAAtgcaataatacattttaagtTCTTAAATCAAGTTGGCCAACTCTGCAGTTCCTTCGTCTTTACAGTAAAACTGTAGGTAAAGAGAACTCAGAAGTGTGACAACACAGACATGGGATGAATGCAGAAACATCTTTCCAAAAACCATGTTTCAACTTTTCAATATTTCTCAATCAACTTAAACAATGTGTCAGGATGTGATTCTATCTGCGTCTCTTTCAGCATAAATGTTTATTTGTAGGTGTGTCATCCTCACGTGACAAAAAACTGCCCTTCAAAATGTGCCCAGTATTTGTTACTGTAATGACCCCTTACacatgtgtttgttgtgtttgtgtgtgtgtacttcctgTTGTCAGGTAATGAGGTCCCCATTATCTTCATGTGAATGTGCAGCAGGAACCCAAATTAGCAACACCACTTGATGTTGTTGTTCGccgtgttcgacttcatgcagcgccggcggcgctgacagccagctgcagccggctgccttgaagctgagaatgccattggctgcttcatgtcagccgggctgcaggcggcatGAATCAAATGCACCGACCACACTATGTACTAGGGCGTtgtggtccctgtctgtgcagctcccataccacactgtgatgcaaccagtaaGAATGCTCTCTATGGTGCATCTGtagaagttagtgaggatgactgagtccaagTTAACAAAGTGTGTTCATCTGTGCAGTAAAACTACTGGTTGTTATAGAAAATGGCTTCATACTAAGTTGTTAAAactgtttttttatttaaaagtaaactaattgacaaattacaaatgtttgcttttcaAAAATCTGGATGTAGAGGAAAATAAACTATATACACAAACTTGAGGTGTGTCTTAATCTTGTCAAGTTTTAGACCAGTGCAGGCattgaacttgaacttgaaataaTTCATGTAGAAGGTTCAATAAATGTTTTACTAATACATTAAACTGGACAGTAAAAAAGCACACATTAAGAATATTCTATCAACACATATCCAAAAATAATCGACTAACTGTAtgtataaaacatgttttaaaatgCTGCATAAAAATGAAGACACCTataggataaaaacactttcaATTCATTGAGTTGCATAAAATCCTCCAAATTACTAAACATTACACTAAGCGGCTACATCACACAGGTGGCTAAGCTATTATTCACatcaaacagctgtgtatgtgtctgtttgtgtgtgtgtgtgtgtgtgtgtgcgtgttatatGTGTATACGTGAGTGCATTTCCTGACGTGTCGGTTCATGAATATGTACCTGTCTTTGTGTGTAAAAAACCTACCtcaacacagacacgtacactgTCATGACAACAAAACGCCAGTAAACAGACTGTCAACAGTGACTCAGATCAGACTCAGATCAGGAGTTCAGCGCCAGGTCCCAGGGAGGacccctcaccctgtcctcactgCAGAGTAGACAGCATCCAGGGACGacccctcaccctgtcctcactgcagagtagacagcatccagggaggacccctcaccctgtcctcactgCAGAGTAGACAGCATCCGGCTCCCTGGTGGTCAACATGTCTGGAGGACAGAGAGCTGCTTAACaagaatatatttttttatagaatGTAAAAATAATATAATAGTAGTAGTCTTTCTTTTTCACAGTATATGAATCTTCTCTGTTACCTCCCTAAGTTGTGATAGGGTaggtgtctatctctctctcattcattcattcactttATTCACCCATTCACAACTCTCACTGTCAGGGATGAGAGGGTTGTAAAGGAGAGAACTGAGGGGTAATCACCTGATTTCTTGGCTTTCTTGCCCTTTAAGTCAACCTGGGCATAGGTCACGTCATCTGTTCCAGCGCCACCTACAGACCAACACAGGAAACAAAACACTCACTCTCCATGGGCCACGATATGATTGGCTAAAAGACTGGTTGCggggctctgattggctgcctgCTTCCAATCTGAGCCAAGATTGGTGCTCTGGAGCTGGGACAACTACTCTAGACTGGTCTTTGATATGTGCTTGATAAAGTGGTGTTTGCATTATATTTCTACACTTTGCTTGTCTATTATGTATCACGTCTCCATGGTGATATCATTATGTCAGACAAACTGAAGCACACCAAGACCCTTGCATCTAACTCCACGACTCAGGCGACCGGAGGATATGACATCACTATTTCCAGGTTCTGGCAgtgaaaatgacattgtgtaaaCGCACAGGATTTCTTCATGTCCTTCTGTTTCTGCCTTCTGTTGAGAAAATGGAGGACAGCCTTACCAGAGGGAGGTCCTGTGGCCACCTTGGAATAAATGGTGTCTTCCTCTGATTCTGCTTGCTTTCCTAAAGAGCAACATAAACATGTAAAAAACAAACTGTCATTTTAAACAAGAAGCTACGTGTTATAAATAGACCATCAGGTGTATGTAATGCTAAAAGGTAGATAATTGGCAAACTGTATTAGACAGATTGTTAACAGTGATACTAGCACCTGTATGAAACAGCTGATTACAATCACCTGTCACCGTTTTTTTCATCTTTTTGAGCTCAATCTGGGCGTAGGTCACGTCACTTGGTCCAGCCTCCACACCTTGAGCAtgaacagcacacacagaccacagtgACTCTGCTGTGAAACTAGGACAGGATTCGTACATGGAACTCATGACAACTAACACATAGATGACGCTTTGTGACAGGATCGTTACTGGAGGAGTCCACTCCTCCCAGTGAGACGCCTCTCATCTTCATGTCAACTGTTCCACACAGGCTTCCTTACCGTTTCTGATGTTTAAAATGATTGATAATGTTGCACCCCGTCCTCCTGAAGGATGCCTGGTCTGTCCTGGCAGTGAGGTACCAGTAGGACTAGACCATCTACTAGGTATCACATCATCATACTGTCCTGGCAGTGAGGTACCAGTAGGACTAGACCATCTACTAGGTATCACATCATCATACTGATTATATCTCACATTGATGCACTTGAgtatgttgtgtgtttttgttgtgtgtttatgttgtgtgtttatgttgtgtgtttatgttgtgtgtttgtgttgtgtgtttatgttgtgtgtttgtgttgttacAACAAGTGTGTAAAATATGTTGTCGAGGCCATCTGCTGGTCAGTAGGGAGAAAGTTAGATATACAAATCGAGGAAAATCTATTCTTGAATGATAATTGTTCTTTTTGTGGAATCTAAAACACTGCATTCTGTATGGCATATGTAGAGAGAATGTGATTGGTTAAGACTGACCTTGCCCATGCTGCAGAAGGGCGTTTCCACCAGGAGCTTGGTTCTGATTGGCTATCTGGACCCTATCTAAGACATGATTGGTGCTCTGTGACTGGGAGGATCTATAAACAAAATGATTAGAATAAGAGGTGAGGATTACCACCAACGTCACATTATAATGCAGACTATAAAAACATCCCTATAGATATTATGCTGCCCTGGTTTCTTTTCTTTTGAGTCTTAGTGTCTAACTTAGTGATCCAACTATGGAGGAAACAAAGTTTAGTCTACAAATGTCATCTCTCTGTCAGCTGTGATGGTTGAGAGAGATGGGTGGTTTACTCACATAGATGCCGCACTAGACTGAGCACCTGCAACACAAAACATATTTAATGCTTCAATTACAGTCTTTCTAAATGATATTGATGGGGTTCAAATGAGGTTGTGTATTTAATCACCGgaccaggaagaggagaaatATGTTTTATCAACCTTCTCACCTTTGAACTTTCGCCAGCCTAGTAACAGCAGTATGAGGAGAAACAGTAAAACACCAATCACAACCAGACCCTCCATCAATCCTACTGCTCCTTCTCTGTTAGAATAGGGGAGAACAGAACCTGGAGAGACATACACAACACTTCACTAATGCTGGAGAGACGTACAGGAACATTATACTTGAACGTGTTTGCTGTTGGAACGACCTGACTTAGAAATGACAGACTTTCAAACAGATTCCCTCAAAAACCGCCGACTCACCTCTCACCAGCAGCCAGCTCTGTGGGGATTCTTCCCTGTCAGAGTATGTACACTTGTAGAGGCCTTCGTCTGACTGGGATACTGCAGGGATGGTCATCTCTCCTGTGGTCTCATTCCTGATCAGGTTACCATCTTTGTAGAAGTCTACCTTGGGGCTTGATGGAGGAGTCTTGTGTCTGCAGCGCAGAGTCACAGAGTCTCCCTCAGTGACAGGGTGAACAGGACTCTCCAGGATCACAGGGACAACTGGAAATCAGGAGGTTTCAATCTAGTTTAATGTCATGTTAATAAAAGATATTCCAAATGAACACTGATCAGTCAATCAAGTATCATGAACGCACCATGTACTGTGATGTTGACAGCGTTACTGTACTCTCCTGAGCCAGACTCACACCAGAACACTCCACTGTGAATTTTGTTTAAGGACTGGATCCTGTAGGTGGATCCTGTAGTTGATCCCTtgacagaggaacacacagtaTACAGCTCTCTGCCTGTGTACCTCCTCAGTGTCCATCCAGTAGAGTTCCCCTTCAGCTCAcagctcagagagacagagtcagacacGAGGTGCTGAGATCTGTTGGTGCTTACACTGAGAGACACTGAGGAATGCGGatctgatggagagagagacagagagagagagacagagagagagggaggagagagagagagagagagagagagagagagagagagagagagagagagagagagagagagagagagagaaagagagagagagagagagagagagagagagagagagagaaaatacattTGAGAATTGAATACAGCCCTCCAGTGAGTCATACAGATGGACGTCtggtcagacagacaaacacacacaaacacagaagcatGAACTTACCTCCAGACCAGTGAAACTGTGGATTACTGTAGTCAGAGTAGtagactgtctctcctctcccagctctACACATATATCCTGCTGTGTGAGAGGGAGCAGCTAGCTGCAGAGTGGAGGAGTTCCCTGTAGTCTGCTCACGGTCAGAGAGGAGCTCTACAGAGTAGGGCTGGTCTGGTAGAGAGGGAGCAGCTCTGTAGAAGAAGAAGCTCCAGCCTGTAGATGAGTCTCCAACCTCACAGCTCAGAGTCACTGAGTCTCCAGGATTCCGCCACGAGGGAGACACTCTCAGGACAGGCTGGGGACGATCTGGGATGACAAGatgtaaatacatttgaaaatcAACGTGGCAAATTATGTTTGTTTAAAGTGTTAATCATCATCATTGAAACCTGACTAAACGTATTTACCTACATTTGTGTCAGAGTTTAACCATCTCTTTAGTCAGAATATACTCAACTGATACAGTATGAACGTGATAGTACCTCACTTACCTTTAACTCCCAGTTTGACAACAGAACTCCACTCTGAATGGTCTGTTCCATGTTGACCTCTACACTTGTAGTCACCACTGTGAGACTCCTCAGCCCTGATGATCTTGTATTCCTGTTCTGTCCATCTTGTCATGGACACCCCAGGTCTCCACCATTCATACTCCCAGTCTGTGTCCTCTGTCCCCTGTATGTCACACCTGAGGGTGACACTCTCCCCTTTGAATATCTGACTCCAGTTGGGCTTCAGAGTCACAACAGCATAGGGCCTCGCTGTTCAAACACACAACAAGATCACACAGCATTACAGACAAAAGTCATTAGTCATTATTATCACCATACTGTCAATTAGAGATTCATAAAATACAATTCAAATAAATGAATATCACCGTTTCTTACAATTATATGATGTCCGTTATTAGACTACATATAGTTTAACATTTTACATATTACACTGTATGATGAGAAACTGTACTAGACTCACCAGTAACATTAATATGGACTGGGCTGCTGTACTGGGTGTAAAATACTgggtaacccctcccccctctgcaccAGAACTGACCCCCCTCTGACACACTTCCAGGGGTGAAAGAGTAGGTTGACTCATCAGCAGAGGTCACAGGGTCAGagtctgtggtgtgtctgtacCAGTAAAACGTCCACCCAGAGGAACCTTCCACAGCGCAGGTCAGAGTCACTCTGTCACCTGTATAGATGTCTGTCTGGTCCGACTGAAGTGTGGCCGTTGGCATATAATCTGTATAAATTGATGAAACATTatatttctgaaaatgaagttgTGGTTTTCTTTCTTCACAATCTTGATGAAAAACATCAAGGACATGCTTCCCTTCACCATCTACAGTAAGAAAATCTGGATATCTCATGACAAAATACTAACAATTTACATGAAtagtacacacatatatacattcacacacatacatacacacacacagacacaccaccacaaaCAAAGATTACCTTTCACTGGCATAGTGATGGAATCACTCTGTAATGTGGATATGGATCTGGACGGTATCTCTCCTCTACACCTGTATTGACCCCAATCAGATGATTCTACTTTACTGATGATGAGGGAGTCTCCAGATATCCTGTGTCTACCAGACTGCTCCACTCTGATGTCTGTTCTGTTTTTGTACCACCTGTAGCTCCAGGCAGGACCAGACTCCACTGAACACTTCAGAGAGACTGTCTCTCCGTGGTAGACAGGGTTTGGAGTCACAGTCAGAGTAGCTTTAGGGAGGGCTGAGGACAACAGAGATGAATGAAAGAAAAATGATGCAAACCATATAAACCATATGTCTGTCTGGTTCGACTGAAGTGTGGCCGTTGGCACAGCTGTATAAATTGATAACAGATTATGGTATTTCTTAAATTATGttgtgattttctatcattttgtatttttttgtcacATAACTAGTACaagtttgataaaaaaaaacaaggataTACTTTTCCCCACCATCTACATTAAGACATCTGGATTTCTCATGACAAAATACTAATTTTGTTCACAAGaacattacacacatacatacattcacATACACCACCACCAAAAATTACCTTTCACTGTGATACTGATGGAATCACTGTCTCTTGAAAATATGGATCGTATCACTCCTGTACACCCGTAAAGACCCATATCAGATGATTCTACTTTACTGATGGTGAGGGAGTCTCGGGATATAATGTGTCTACCAGACTGCTCCACTGTGATCTCTGTTCTGTCTTTGTACCACCTGTAGCTCCAGGCAGGACCAGACTCCACTGAACACTTCAGAGAGACTGTCTCTCCGTGGTAGACAGGGTTTGGAGTCACAGTCAGAGTAGCTTTAGGGAGGGCTGAGGACAATAGAGATGAATTAAAGAAAAATGATGCATACCATATAAAGTAATACAGTTCCATGATCTCCAGATATTGACAATGTGAATGTGTCTGACAGGGAGATCAAAGATCTAGCAGGTGATGTGTTCTGCTGTCAGTAGTCTAGTTAACCCACCCGTAACAGTTATAGATAAGATAGCACTACGCTGTGAATCCTGGGGTCGACTCCTCCTCCCCAAACAGCTGTACTGATTGTTGTGAACCAGTTTGATGGAGCAGGTTTTACTGGTACAATCTTTATAGTCCTGGTTATTTATGAACCAGAAGTAGTAGTTCCAG
This genomic interval carries:
- the LOC134010090 gene encoding basement membrane-specific heparan sulfate proteoglycan core protein-like, which gives rise to MGLTSPCVLLLLSALLISGNTQERPKAVVTLHPDLQQIFTGERLTLRCQIQGGENNIEWQYFFKRDDVYIGTLPTATVKILSPPAPHYRGDTVTLQCDISQYEDWNYIWFINGKEFNGCTSKSCSFTLGHDTVTYSCSGRRSGQSQTSQQSPDISITITAPPTATVNILSPPAPHYPGDTVTLQCDISQHEDWNYYFWFINNQDYKDCTSKTCSIKLVHNNQYSCLGRRSRPQDSQRSAILSITVTALPKATLTVTPNPVYHGETVSLKCSVESGPAWSYRWYKDRTEITVEQSGRHIISRDSLTISKVESSDMGLYGCTGVIRSIFSRDSDSISITVKALPKATLTVTPNPVYHGETVSLKCSVESGPAWSYRWYKNRTDIRVEQSGRHRISGDSLIISKVESSDWGQYRCRGEIPSRSISTLQSDSITMPVKDYMPTATLQSDQTDIYTGDRVTLTCAVEGSSGWTFYWYRHTTDSDPVTSADESTYSFTPGSVSEGGQFWCRGGRGYPVFYTQYSSPVHINVTARPYAVVTLKPNWSQIFKGESVTLRCDIQGTEDTDWEYEWWRPGVSMTRWTEQEYKIIRAEESHSGDYKCRGQHGTDHSEWSSVVKLGVKDRPQPVLRVSPSWRNPGDSVTLSCEVGDSSTGWSFFFYRAAPSLPDQPYSVELLSDREQTTGNSSTLQLAAPSHTAGYMCRAGRGETVYYSDYSNPQFHWSGDPHSSVSLSVSTNRSQHLVSDSVSLSCELKGNSTGWTLRRYTGRELYTVCSSVKGSTTGSTYRIQSLNKIHSGVFWCESGSGEYSNAVNITVHVVPVILESPVHPVTEGDSVTLRCRHKTPPSSPKVDFYKDGNLIRNETTGEMTIPAVSQSDEGLYKCTYSDREESPQSWLLVRGSVLPYSNREGAVGLMEGLVVIGVLLFLLILLLLGWRKFKGAQSSAASISSQSQSTNHVLDRVQIANQNQAPGGNALLQHGQGVEAGPSDVTYAQIELKKMKKTVTGKQAESEEDTIYSKVATGPPSGGAGTDDVTYAQVDLKGKKAKKSDMLTTREPDAVYSAVRTG